In a single window of the Diospyros lotus cultivar Yz01 chromosome 10, ASM1463336v1, whole genome shotgun sequence genome:
- the LOC127811496 gene encoding DNA repair protein RAD50 isoform X1, with amino-acid sequence MSTVDKMLIKGIRSFDPENKNVITFFRPLTLIVGPNGAGKTTIIESLKLACTGELPPNARSGHSFIHDPKVAGETETKGQIKLRFKTAAGKDVVCIRSFQLTQKASKMEYKAIESVLQTINPHSGEKVCLSYRCADMDREIPALMGVSKAILENVIFVHQDEANWPLQDPSTLKKKFDDIFSATRYTKALEVIKKLHKEQAQEIKTYKLKLEHLQTLKDAAYKLRESISQDHEKTEALKSQMQELERNIQNMDAKIHHTELTLKDLRKLQEQISTKTAERSTLFKEQQKQYAALAEENEDTDEELKEWKTKFEERIALLESKISKLEREMNDTDTKSSFLKQTINDYIWEISKLLTEAEAHVSLKNERDSIIQKLFSRHNLGSLPSVPFSNEVALNLTNRIKSRLTYLEKDLEDKKKSNELELKVALDRYMGANDRWKDIEAQKQAKIEIKSGILKRIEEKENERDSFELQISNVNLVHIDEREKNMRVEVERKTKQLAEREFESNIRQKQGEIYAIEQRIKALNREKDIMAADSEDRVKLSLKKAELENLKNKHKKIMGECKDRVRGVLKGRLPPDKDLKKEVAQALRAHVIEFDDLNSKSREAEKEVNMLQMKIQEVNSNLTKLHKDKDSRKRFIESKLQSLNQQFSGIDFYPQVLDSAKEKRDVQKSKYNIADGMRQMFDPFERVARAHHICPCCERPFSAEEEDNFVKKQRVKAASSAEHMKVLAVESSSADSFFQQLDKLRVVYEEYAKIGRETIPLAEKNLNELNEELDQKSQALDDVLGVLAQIKADKDSVEALMQPVETVDRLYQEIHALQKQVDDLEYKLDFRGQGVKSMEDIQLELNNLQSTKDSLHNDLEKLRDEQRYMENDLSSIQIRWHTTREEKVKAANTLRDVKKAEEELDRLAEEKSQVELDEKHLAESLGPLSKEKEKLLSDYNDLKVKLNCEYEEQAEVRRNYQQEIETLIRVTSKIKEYNDSRKGERLKELQEKQTLSESQLQSCDVRKQEILAELNKSKDLMRNQDQLRRNIEDNLNYRKTKAEVDELTHEIESLEEKILKIGGVSTIESDLVKLSQERERLLSELNRCHGTMSVYQSNISKNKVDLKQAQYKEIDKRYFDQLILLKTTEMANKDLDRYYNALDKALMRFHTMKMEEINKIIRELWQQTYRGQDIDYISIHSDSEGAGTRSYSYRVLMQTGDAELEMRGRCSAGQKVLASLIIRLALAETFCLNCGILALDEPTTNLDGPNAESLAAALLRIMEDRKGQENFQLIVITHDERFAQLIGQRQHAERYYRVSKDDHQHSIIESQEIFD; translated from the exons AAAGTTTGCCTAAGCTATAGATGTGCTGACATGGATCGGGAAATTCCTGCTCTTATGGGTGTTTCAAAAGCTATCCttgaaaatgttatatttgtgcATCAAGATGAGGCCAATTGGCCATTGCAAGATCCTTCtactttgaaaaagaagtttgATGATATATTTTCGGCAACTAG GTACACAAAAGCCCTTGAGGTAATTAAAAAGCTTCACAAGGAACAGGCTCAAGAGATAAAGACTTACAAGCTAAAGTTGGAGCATCTTCAAACATTGAAAGATGCTGCATATAAG CTCCGTGAAAGCATATCCCAGGATCACGAGAAAACAGAAGCATTAAAGAGTCAAATGCAGGAGCTAGAAAGAAACATACAGAACATGGATGCTAAGATCCATCACACTGAATTAACATTAAAAGATCTGCGGAAACTTCAGGAACAGATATCAACCAAGACTGCTGAGAGAAGCACTTTATTCAAGGAGCAGCAGAAACAGTACGCAGCTCTTGCTGAGGAGAATGAAG ACACGGACGAAGAGTTGAAGGAATGGAAAACCAAGTTTGAGGAAAGGATTGCACTTCTGGAATCTAAAATTAGCAAGCTGGAGAGGGAAATGAATGACACAGACACAAAAAGTTCTTTCCTTAAGCAGACAATTAATGACTATATCTGGGAGATCAGCAAACTTCTGACTGAGGCTGAA GCTCATGTCTCTTTGAAGAATGAACGAGACTCAATTATTCAAAAGCTTTTTTCAAGGCATAATTTAGGCTCTCTTCCAAGTGTCCCATTCAGCAATGAAGTTGCTTTGAACCTCACTAACCGCATCAAATCAAGGTTAACATACCTTGAGAAGGACTTGGAAGACAAAAAG AAATCAAATGAATTAGAACTTAAGGTGGCATTGGATCGCTATATGGGTGCAAATGACCGCTGGAAAGACATTGAGGCTCAAAAACAAGCTAAGATAGAGATCAAG AGTGGTATTCTGAAACGTATAGAAGAGAAGGAGAATGAACGTGATTCATTTGAACTCCAAATTTCTAACGTGAATCTCGTACATATTGACGAGAGAGAAAAGAACATG CGTGTTGAGGTAGAGAGAAAGACGAAGCAACTTGCTGAAAGAGAATTTGAATCAAATATACGCCAAAAACAGGGTGAGATTTATGCCATTGAACAGAGAATTAAAGCTCTTAACCGTGAGAAAGATATCATGGCTGCTGATTCTGAGGATAGAGTTAAATTGTCTCTAAAGAAGGCAGAGTTGGAAAATCTGAAGAATAAGCATAAAAAGAT AATGGGTGAATGCAAAGATAGAGTTAGGGGAGTGCTTAAGGGAAGACTTCCTCCTGACAAGGATTTGAAAAAAGAAGTTGCACAAGCCCTAAG gGCTCATGTAATTGAGTTTGATGACTTGAACTCTAAATCACGCGAGGCTGAGAAGGAGGTGAATATGTTGCAGATGAAAATACAAGAAGTTAATAGTAACTTGACCAAACTTCACAAGGATAAGGATT CTAGAAAGAGATTTATTGAATCAAAACTCCAATCTTTGAATCAGCAGTTCTCTGGCATTGACTTTTATCCTCAAGTTTTGGATTCAGCCAAGGAAAAAAGAGATGTGCAGAAAAG CAAATACAACATTGCTGATGGTATGCGGCAGATGTTTGATCCTTTTGAAAGAGTTGCTCGTGCTCATCATATTTGTCCTTGCTGTGAGCGCCCTTTCTCTGCTGAAGAGgaagacaactttgttaaaaAG CAAAGGGTGAAGGCTGCAAGTTCTGCTGAGCATATGAAAGTGTTGGCCGTAGAGTCTTCAAGTGCTGATTCCTTCTTCCAGCAGTTAGACAAGCTTCGTGTGGTATATGAAGAATATGCTAAAATTGGCAGGGAAACAATTCCTCTTGCagagaaaaatttgaatgaaCTAAATGAGGAATTGGATCAAAAATCTCAGGCACTTGATGAT GTTTTGGGTGTCTTGGCTCAAATAAAGGCTGATAAGGATTCTGTTGAGGCCTTGATGCAACCTGTAGAAACTGTTGATAGGCTTTACCAGGAAATACATGCTCTGCAAAAGCAAGTTGATGATTTGGAGTATAAGCTTGATTTTCGGGGGCAAGGTGTTAAGTCTATGGAGGATATTCAGTTGGAGCTGAACAACTTGCAGAGCACAAA AGATAGTTTGCATAATGATCTGGAAAAGTTAAGAGATGAACAAAGGTATATGGAAAATGACCTGTCAAGTATTCAGATACGATGGCATACCACAAGGGAAGAGAAGGTGAAAGCAGCTAATACATTGCGTGATGTAAAAAAGGCAGAGGAGGAGTTGGATCGTTTGGCAGAGGAGAAAAGTCAAGTTGAGCTTGATGAGAAG CATTTGGCAGAGTCCCTTGGCCCTTTATCcaaggaaaaagagaaattgCTTAGTGACTACAACGATTTGAAAGTCAAGCTTAATTGTGAATATGAGGAGCAGGCTGAAGTCAGAAGAAATTATCAACAAGAAATTGAGACACTTATTAGAGTGACTTCCAAGATTAAAGA GTACAATGATTCAAGAAAAGGGGAGAGGCTGAAGGAACTGCAAGAAAAACAGACTCTATCTGAATCTCAACTTCAAAGTTGTGATGTCAGGAAACAGGAGATTTTGGCTGAGCTAAACAAAAGTAAAGATTTGATGCGAAATCAAGATCAGTTAAGACGTAATATTGAGGACAACTTGAATTATAGGAAAACGAAGGCTGAAGTAGATGAGCTCACTCATGAGATTGAATCACTGGAAGAGAAAATACTTAAGATTGGTGGAGTTTCAACCATTGAATCTGATCTTGTAAAATTGTctcaagaaagagagaggcttCTTTCAGAG TTAAACAGGTGCCACGGTACAATGTCTGTATATCAGAGCAATATTTCAAAGAATAAAGTTGATCTTAAACAAGCACAGTACAAGGAAATTGACAAACGGTACTTTGATCAGCTTATCCTGCTCAAG ACAACCGAGATGGCAAACAAGGACCTGGATAGATATTACAATGCTCTGGACAA AGCACTTATGCGCTTCCACACaatgaaaatggaagaaataaataaaattataagggAATTGTGGCAGCAAACTTACAGAGGTCAGGATATAGATTATATAAGCATTCATTCAGATTCAGAAGGTGCTGGAACTCGATCTTACAGTTACAGG GTCCTAATGCAAACTGGTGATGCAGAGCTAGAAATGCGAGGAAGGTGTAGTGCTGGTCAAAAG GTCCTTGCTTCTCTTATTATACGGTTAGCATTAGCCGAGACTTTTTGCCTCAACTGTGGTATACTAGCACTTGACGAACCAACCACCAACTTAGATGGCCCGAATGCAGAGAGTCTGGCTGCAGCTCTCTTGAG AATCATGGAGGACCGAAAAGGCCAAGAAAATTTCCAACTGATAGTAATCACTCACGATGAGCGATTTGCTCAACTTATTGGCCAACGCCAGCATGCAGAAAGATATTACCGGGTCTCAAAAGATGACCA TCAGCACAGCATTATTGAATCCCAGGAGATCTTCGATTGA
- the LOC127811497 gene encoding monothiol glutaredoxin-S15, mitochondrial isoform X1: MWRRLYTQLHRLAVANVSSSPLPPPSHFRPAAALRSGRSFASYSSVKAAGSFSHHGMQYSTTVPNDPDTHEDFRPTSKLESSGLSLKDIVEQDVKDNPVMIYMKGVPDLPRCGFSSLAVRVLKEYTDVPLSARNILEDPELKNAVKQHSHWPTFPQIFINGEFIGGSDIILSMHQSGELKEKLKAVAAHQGRSD, encoded by the exons ATGTGGAGAAGGTTGTACACGCAGCTCCATCGCTTGGCCGTCGCCAACGTCTCCTCGTCGCCTTTGCCGCCGCCGTCGCATTTCCGTCCAGCCGCTGCTCTCCGGTCTGGCCGTTCCTTTGCTTCGTATTCCAGTGTAAAG GCTGCTGGATCCTTTAGCCACCATGGGATGCAATACTCAACTACAGTGCCAAATGACCCTGACACACATGAGGACTTCAGACCTACTAGTAAGCTTGAGAGTTCTGGCCTTTCTTTGAAAGACATTGTTGAGCAG GATGTGAAGGACAACCCTGTGATGATTTACATGAAAGGGGTGCCTGACCTCCCTCGATGTGGATTCAGCTCACTAGCAGTAAGAGTGTTGAAAGAATATA CAGATGTTCCCTTGAGTGCCAGGAACATATTGGAAGATCCCGAGCTCAAGAATGCTGTCAAACAACACAG CCACTGGCCAACATTTCCCCAGATATTCATCAATGGCGAGTTCATTGGAGGATCAGATATCATCCTCAGCATGCACCAG AGCGGCGAGCTGAAGGAAAAACTTAAAGCTGTTGCCGCCCACCAGGGACGATCAGATTAA
- the LOC127811497 gene encoding monothiol glutaredoxin-S15, mitochondrial isoform X2 — protein MWRRLYTQLHRLAVANVSSSPLPPPSHFRPAAALRSGRSFASYSSVKAAGSFSHHGMQYSTTVPNDPDTHEDFRPTSKLESSGLSLKDIVEQDVKDNPVMIYMKGVPDLPRCGFSSLAVRVLKEYNVPLSARNILEDPELKNAVKQHSHWPTFPQIFINGEFIGGSDIILSMHQSGELKEKLKAVAAHQGRSD, from the exons ATGTGGAGAAGGTTGTACACGCAGCTCCATCGCTTGGCCGTCGCCAACGTCTCCTCGTCGCCTTTGCCGCCGCCGTCGCATTTCCGTCCAGCCGCTGCTCTCCGGTCTGGCCGTTCCTTTGCTTCGTATTCCAGTGTAAAG GCTGCTGGATCCTTTAGCCACCATGGGATGCAATACTCAACTACAGTGCCAAATGACCCTGACACACATGAGGACTTCAGACCTACTAGTAAGCTTGAGAGTTCTGGCCTTTCTTTGAAAGACATTGTTGAGCAG GATGTGAAGGACAACCCTGTGATGATTTACATGAAAGGGGTGCCTGACCTCCCTCGATGTGGATTCAGCTCACTAGCAGTAAGAGTGTTGAAAGAATATA ATGTTCCCTTGAGTGCCAGGAACATATTGGAAGATCCCGAGCTCAAGAATGCTGTCAAACAACACAG CCACTGGCCAACATTTCCCCAGATATTCATCAATGGCGAGTTCATTGGAGGATCAGATATCATCCTCAGCATGCACCAG AGCGGCGAGCTGAAGGAAAAACTTAAAGCTGTTGCCGCCCACCAGGGACGATCAGATTAA
- the LOC127811040 gene encoding rapid alkalinization factor: MKTLFVLLIFSPIFLGICNGVSVSGLNSLETGELDVMMRKVCAGKIGECGVEAEELQVDSESNRRVLVMQKKYISYETLKRDLVPCSRPGASYYNCKPPGQANPYNRGCDAITHCARSISDIRS, encoded by the coding sequence ATGAAAACTCTTTTCGTCCTGCTGATTTTCTCGCCCATTTTCCTGGGAATCTGCAATGGGGTTTCTGTTTCAGGGCTCAATTCACTGGAGACCGGCGAATTGGATGTAATGATGAGGAAGGTTTGTGCTGGAAAGATTGGGGAATGTGGGGTTGAGGCTGAGGAGTTGCAGGTGGATTCAGAGAGCAATAGGAGGGTTCTGGTGATGCAGAAGAAGTATATAAGCTATGAGACTCTGAAGAGGGATTTGGTTCCATGTTCAAGGCCAGGGGCTTCGTACTACAACTGCAAGCCTCCTGGTCAAGCAAATCCATATAACAGGGGCTGTGATGCCATTACACACTGTGCCAGAAGCATTAGTGATATCAGATCTTAG
- the LOC127811744 gene encoding adenosylhomocysteinase yields MALLVEKTSTGREYKVKDMSQADFGRLEIELAEVEMPGLMACRTEFGPSQPFKGAKITGSLHMTIQTAVLIETLTALGAEVRWCSCNIFSTQDHAAAAIARDSAAVFAWKGETLQEYWWCTERALDWGPDGGPDLIVDDGGDATLLIHEGVKAEEEFEKSGTVPDPNSTSNPEFQIVLTLIRDALKTDPKKYRRMKERLVGVSEETTTGVKRLYQMQANGTLLFPAINVNDSVTKSKFDNLYGCRHSLPDGLMRATDVMIAGKVAVVCGYGDVGKGCAAALKQAGARVIVTEIDPICALQALMEGLQVLTLEDVVSQADIFVTTTGNKDIIMVDHMKKMKNNAIVCNIGHFDNEIDMLGLETFPGVQRITIKPQTDRWVFPDTKTGIIVLAEGRLMNLGCATGHPSFVMSCSFTNQVIAQLELWNEKSSGKYEKKVYVLPKHLDEKVAALHLGKLGANLTKLTKEQADYISVPVEGPYKPTHYRY; encoded by the exons atggcGTTGCTAGTAGAGAAAACAAGCACCGGCCGTGAGTACAAGGTGAAGGACATGTCTCAGGCCGACTTCGGGCGGCTCGAGATCGAGCTCGCAGAGGTGGAAATGCCTGGCCTCATGGCTTGCCGCACCGAGTTCGGGCCCTCCCAGCCCTTCAAGGGCGCCAAGATCACCGGATCGCTCCACATGACGATCCAGACCGCCGTCCTCATCGAGACTCTCACTGCACTTGGCGCCGAGGTCCGTTGGTGCTCCTGCAACATCTTCTCCACTCAGGATCACGCCGCCGCGGCGATCGCTCGTGACTCGGCCGCCGTGTTCGCCTGGAAGGGCGAGACTCTGCAGGAGTACTGGTGGTGCACCGAGCGCGCCCTAGATTGGGGCCCTGACGGTGGCCCCGATCTCATCGTCGATGATGGCGGCGACGCCACGCTGCTCATTCACGAGGGGGTGAAGGCCGAGGAGGAGTTCGAGAAGTCCGGGACGGTTCCAGACCCGAACTCGACCAGCAATCCCGAGTTTCAGATTGTTCTGACTTTGATCCGAGATGCATTGAAGACGGATCCGAAAAAGTATAGGAGGATGAAGGAGAGATTGGTTGGGGTTTCGGAGGAGACCACCACTGGTGTCAAGAGGCTTTACCAGATGCAGGCTAACGGCACCTTGCTCTTCCCTGCTATCAACGTCAATGACTCTGTCACCAAGAGCAAG TTTGATAATTTGTACGGATGCCGCCATTCACTTCCCGATGGTCTGATGAGGGCCACCGATGTTATGATTGCCGGCAAGGTTGCAGTGGTCTGTGGTTATGGTGATGTGGGCAAGGGCTGTGCAGCTGCCTTGAAGCAAGCGGGAGCCCGAGTGATCGTGACCGAGATTGATCCAATCTGTGCTCTTCAGGCTCTCATGGAAGGCCTCCAAGTTCTAACTCTCGAAGATGTGGTCTCACAAGCCGATATCTTTGTCACCACCACTGGCAACAAGGATATCATCATGGTGGACCAcatgaaaaagatgaagaacaaCGCGATCGTCTGCAACATTGGTCACTTCGACAATGAGATCGACATGCTCGGGCTTGAGACCTTCCCTGGCGTGCAGAGAATCACAATCAAGCCCCAAACCGACCGGTGGGTTTTCCCCGATACCAAGACTGGCATCATTGTCTTGGCCGAGGGGCGTCTCATGAACTTGGGCTGCGCCACAGGGCACCCAAGCTTCGTGATGTCTTGCTCCTTCACAAACCAAGTCATTGCCCAGCTCGAGCTGTGGAATGAAAAGTCCTCCGGGAAGTATGAGAAGAAGGTTTATGTTTTGCCCAAGCACCTTGATGAGAAGGTTGCTGCCCTTCACCTTGGCAAGCTTGGAGCTAACCTCACCAAGCTCACCAAAGAACAGGCTGATTACATCAGTGTGCCCGTTGAGGGTCCTTACAAGCCTACTCATTACAGGTACTAA